The Rhodocytophaga rosea genome has a segment encoding these proteins:
- a CDS encoding NAD(P)/FAD-dependent oxidoreductase, with protein sequence MLEQTRIADTGKIRIVIIGGGFGGIELAKSLAGAEVQVVLIDKQNHHTFQPLLYQVSTAGLEADSIVYPFRKIFDKQDNFYFRLAEVQSVDTTTQIVETSIGLLRYDYLVIATGATTNYYGNEQIQKHATPIKNIEDALSLRNTILSNFEKALQIDDEEQLNSLMDYVIVGGGPTGVEVAGALSELRKHVFPKDYKELDFVKMDIHLIQSGPKLLNGMSDEASVKAQKFLEDFGVKIWFDRKVVSYDGYTVTLDSGEKLISRTMIWAAGVAGAPIEGIRKESIVRGNRFKVDTYNRVEGYDNIFAIGDIAAMVTEENPQGHPMMAQPAMQQGRLLGKNLQNIIVSKPLKPFEYSDKGSMATVGRNHAVADLKVMKKEYRTQGLIAWFIWMFIHLISVIGFKNRFFVLMNWMWSYFSYDKGIRLIIGKKKENIPVEAVTQKAVV encoded by the coding sequence ATGCTTGAGCAAACCAGAATTGCAGATACCGGTAAAATACGCATTGTAATTATAGGAGGAGGCTTTGGAGGTATAGAACTGGCCAAGTCTCTGGCAGGTGCTGAAGTACAGGTAGTACTGATTGACAAACAAAACCACCACACCTTTCAGCCTTTACTCTACCAGGTATCCACAGCCGGTCTGGAAGCTGATTCTATTGTGTATCCATTCCGTAAAATATTCGATAAACAGGATAATTTTTATTTTCGCCTGGCCGAAGTTCAATCGGTAGATACCACTACCCAGATTGTAGAAACTTCTATTGGTCTGCTACGCTACGATTATCTGGTGATTGCTACCGGGGCTACCACCAATTATTATGGCAATGAACAGATTCAGAAACATGCCACTCCTATAAAAAATATCGAAGATGCCCTTTCATTGAGGAATACGATACTTAGCAATTTTGAAAAAGCCCTGCAAATAGACGATGAAGAGCAACTCAACAGCCTGATGGATTATGTGATTGTAGGCGGTGGACCTACTGGCGTGGAAGTAGCCGGTGCCTTAAGTGAACTGCGTAAACATGTATTTCCAAAAGATTATAAAGAACTCGACTTTGTAAAGATGGATATCCACTTGATTCAGAGCGGCCCAAAATTGTTAAACGGCATGTCTGACGAAGCATCTGTAAAAGCGCAAAAATTTCTGGAGGATTTTGGGGTAAAAATATGGTTTGACCGGAAAGTAGTATCTTATGATGGGTATACAGTTACGCTGGATAGCGGAGAAAAGCTGATCAGCCGTACCATGATCTGGGCAGCCGGTGTAGCCGGTGCTCCCATCGAAGGCATACGCAAAGAAAGTATAGTAAGGGGAAACCGGTTTAAAGTAGATACCTATAACCGGGTTGAAGGGTATGATAATATTTTTGCCATAGGTGACATTGCCGCTATGGTAACAGAAGAAAACCCACAAGGGCATCCGATGATGGCGCAGCCAGCCATGCAGCAGGGCAGATTATTGGGTAAAAACCTGCAGAATATCATAGTAAGTAAACCTTTAAAGCCATTTGAATATAGTGACAAAGGCTCTATGGCTACTGTTGGCCGCAATCATGCGGTAGCAGATTTGAAAGTGATGAAAAAAGAATACCGCACCCAGGGACTTATTGCCTGGTTTATATGGATGTTTATTCACTTGATTTCTGTGATTGGCTTTAAAAACAGGTTTTTTGTGCTGATGAACTGGATGTGGAGCTACTTCAGCTATGATAAAGGTATCCGCCTGATTATTGGCAAGAAAAAAGAAAATATTCCGGTAGAAGCTGTTACGCAAAAAGCAGTGGTATAA
- a CDS encoding Mpo1 family 2-hydroxy fatty acid dioxygenase yields the protein MKTPQEWFSEYSESHQNHTNKLVHWVCVPLIMFSIIGLLWSIPCPFVASLPAPFDDFINWGTFFLLLALFFYLRLSFTLFLGMLLIAFIIALGNYILSQRAVLPLWAISLIIFAAAWVGQFIGHKIEGKKPSFFKDLQFLLIGPAWLLSFIYKKLGIRY from the coding sequence ATGAAAACACCACAAGAATGGTTTTCTGAATATAGTGAAAGCCACCAGAACCATACCAATAAGCTCGTCCATTGGGTATGTGTACCACTAATTATGTTTAGTATCATCGGGTTATTATGGTCTATTCCTTGCCCTTTTGTTGCCAGTTTGCCAGCTCCTTTCGACGATTTTATAAACTGGGGTACCTTTTTTCTATTACTTGCTTTATTCTTTTATCTGAGGCTATCATTTACCCTATTTCTGGGAATGCTATTGATCGCTTTTATAATTGCGCTTGGAAACTATATACTCTCTCAAAGAGCTGTACTTCCACTCTGGGCCATATCTCTGATTATATTTGCTGCAGCCTGGGTCGGACAATTTATCGGCCATAAAATAGAAGGAAAAAAGCCTTCCTTTTTTAAAGATCTCCAGTTTTTATTGATCGGACCAGCCTGGCTGCTGAGTTTTATCTATAAAAAGCTGGGTATTCGGTATTGA
- the argC gene encoding N-acetyl-gamma-glutamyl-phosphate reductase — translation MTNQLNIGIIGGAGYTGGELLRILLQHPSVNIVFVHSKSQAGKPVYNTHHDLLGETELTFTDRLDIPADVLFLCMGHGESKVFLSENQFSPDVKIIDLSQDFRDESNGFVYGLPELQREKIKRAHKIANPGCFATCIELALLPLAKEKQLNEAVHISAITGSTGAGQSLNATSHYSWRNGNISVYKAFTHQHLKEIRMSLGKLQTSYSGKINFIPYRGSFTRGIFASCYTTTDLTLSQAQELYKDYYKNHPFTHISSDPVDVKRVVNTNKCFLYLEKVEDQLLITSVIDNLTKGASGQAVQNMNLITGIPETAGLALKPVFF, via the coding sequence ATGACTAATCAACTAAATATAGGCATCATAGGGGGCGCTGGTTATACCGGAGGTGAGTTATTGCGGATCTTATTGCAGCATCCTTCAGTAAACATAGTATTTGTCCATAGTAAAAGTCAGGCAGGCAAACCTGTTTATAATACCCACCATGATTTACTGGGAGAAACAGAGTTAACTTTCACAGACCGGCTGGATATTCCCGCTGATGTCTTGTTTCTCTGTATGGGTCATGGCGAATCGAAGGTATTTCTGAGTGAAAATCAATTTTCGCCGGATGTAAAAATTATTGATCTAAGCCAGGATTTCCGGGATGAGAGTAATGGGTTTGTATATGGATTACCAGAATTACAGCGGGAGAAAATTAAAAGGGCTCATAAAATTGCAAATCCTGGTTGTTTTGCCACTTGTATTGAACTGGCCTTATTACCGCTGGCTAAAGAAAAACAGTTAAATGAAGCTGTACACATCAGTGCCATTACAGGTTCAACCGGTGCCGGGCAAAGCTTGAACGCTACTTCGCATTATAGCTGGCGGAATGGAAATATTTCGGTTTATAAAGCATTTACTCATCAGCATCTCAAAGAAATCCGCATGAGCCTGGGTAAATTACAGACTTCTTATAGCGGCAAAATTAATTTTATTCCATATAGGGGCAGCTTTACCAGGGGAATTTTTGCATCCTGTTATACCACTACTGATCTCACTTTATCGCAAGCCCAGGAATTATATAAGGATTATTACAAAAATCATCCTTTTACCCATATCAGCTCTGATCCGGTAGATGTGAAACGGGTGGTAAATACCAATAAATGCTTTTTGTACCTGGAAAAAGTAGAAGATCAGTTACTCATTACCAGCGTAATTGACAACCTTACAAAAGGTGCTTCCGGGCAAGCGGTTCAGAATATGAATCTGATCACAGGAATACCCGAAACAGCTGGATTGGCCTTAAAGCCGGTATTTTTCTGA
- a CDS encoding GNAT family N-acetyltransferase, which translates to MSEYIVQSATYNHLKLAEEICFHMEESAKARGTGIAKRSPDYLIQKMLEGKAIIATTLAGEFVGFCYIETWGHGKFVANSGLIVHPEHRKSGIAKRIKEKAFELSRKKYPHAKIFGLTTSLAVMKINTSLGYKPVTFSELTDDESFWKGCASCINYDILNRTNRKHCLCTGMLFDPADEKKPEKNEQNFAKKSRLYERWLRLKKRVLYNTYQSKEKEEKVLS; encoded by the coding sequence ATGAGCGAATACATTGTCCAGTCGGCTACTTATAATCACTTAAAGTTAGCTGAGGAAATATGTTTTCACATGGAAGAAAGTGCCAAAGCAAGAGGCACCGGTATTGCCAAACGTTCTCCCGATTATCTGATCCAGAAAATGCTGGAAGGTAAAGCGATTATAGCCACTACCCTGGCCGGAGAATTTGTAGGGTTCTGTTACATTGAAACCTGGGGACATGGTAAATTTGTAGCCAATTCCGGATTGATTGTTCATCCGGAACACCGGAAAAGTGGCATAGCCAAACGTATCAAAGAAAAAGCTTTCGAACTGTCGAGAAAAAAATACCCACATGCCAAGATATTTGGGTTAACGACTAGTCTGGCGGTGATGAAAATAAACACCAGTTTAGGTTACAAGCCGGTTACTTTCTCCGAACTGACGGATGATGAATCATTCTGGAAAGGCTGCGCCAGCTGTATCAACTATGATATTCTGAACCGTACCAACCGCAAACACTGCCTGTGTACCGGTATGCTCTTTGATCCGGCAGACGAGAAAAAGCCTGAAAAAAATGAGCAGAATTTTGCCAAGAAGTCCAGGTTATATGAAAGGTGGCTGCGGCTGAAAAAAAGGGTATTGTACAATACTTACCAGTCCAAGGAAAAAGAAGAAAAAGTATTGTCTTAA
- the argG gene encoding argininosuccinate synthase yields MKQKVVLAFSGGLDTSYCVKYLSEEKGLEVHSVLVDTGGFSPEELQQIENKAKSLGVTSHVTVSQVDTYYQQCIKYLVFGNILKNNTYPLSVSAERAFQAMAVAEYAKKIQAKYVAHGSTGAGNDQVRFDIIFRILIPDVQIITPIRDNKLSREQEIEYLKSKGVVQEWHKAAYSINKGLWGTSVGGKETLTSHGYLPESAFPTQLTKEEPQTVDLHFEQGELKGINEQKFENPADAIKKLTEIATPFAVGRDIHVGDTIIGIKGRVGFEAAAPLIIIKAHHTLEKHVLTKWQLYWKEQLANWYGNLLHEGQFLEPVMRNIETFLTDTQKHVTGTVHVQLAPYRFYVLGIESKFDLMSAKFGSYGEMNNAWSGEDVRGFSKILSNQTMIYGKISQDNE; encoded by the coding sequence ATGAAACAAAAAGTAGTTCTGGCTTTCAGCGGAGGCCTGGATACCTCGTATTGCGTAAAATATTTATCAGAAGAAAAAGGACTGGAAGTACATTCGGTACTGGTTGATACAGGCGGCTTCTCCCCGGAAGAATTGCAGCAGATTGAAAACAAAGCCAAATCCTTGGGGGTAACCAGCCATGTCACGGTAAGTCAGGTAGATACTTACTATCAACAGTGTATCAAATACCTGGTATTTGGTAATATTTTAAAGAATAATACCTATCCTCTTTCAGTAAGTGCAGAACGGGCTTTTCAGGCAATGGCTGTAGCTGAATATGCAAAGAAAATACAAGCCAAATATGTTGCCCATGGCAGTACTGGTGCCGGCAACGACCAGGTCCGCTTTGACATCATTTTCCGCATTCTGATTCCGGATGTACAAATTATTACGCCTATCCGCGATAATAAACTATCCAGAGAACAGGAGATTGAATACCTCAAATCCAAAGGTGTGGTGCAGGAATGGCATAAAGCGGCCTATTCTATCAACAAAGGACTGTGGGGAACTTCAGTGGGAGGCAAAGAAACACTTACTTCGCATGGATACCTGCCGGAATCTGCTTTTCCAACACAGCTTACCAAAGAGGAGCCTCAAACGGTAGACCTGCATTTTGAACAGGGAGAACTAAAAGGCATCAACGAACAAAAATTCGAAAACCCGGCTGATGCCATCAAAAAACTTACAGAAATAGCTACTCCGTTTGCCGTAGGAAGGGATATTCACGTAGGCGATACCATTATTGGTATTAAAGGACGGGTAGGTTTTGAAGCCGCTGCTCCGCTGATCATTATTAAAGCACACCATACCTTGGAAAAACATGTGCTTACCAAATGGCAATTATACTGGAAAGAACAACTGGCCAACTGGTATGGAAACCTGCTGCATGAGGGGCAATTCCTGGAACCAGTGATGCGTAATATTGAAACTTTCCTGACAGATACCCAAAAACATGTAACCGGAACCGTACATGTCCAACTGGCTCCCTATCGTTTCTATGTATTGGGAATTGAATCGAAATTTGACCTGATGTCGGCAAAATTCGGCAGTTATGGTGAAATGAACAATGCATGGTCGGGAGAAGATGTACGCGGCTTTTCGAAAATACTCTCCAACCAGACGATGATCTATGGCAAAATCAGCCAGGATAACGAATAG
- a CDS encoding beta strand repeat-containing protein, which yields MIHIILRLLKRLSIGLYSRYTLWLLSFLLGSSLLQSPLYAQCPTCPSGATIISSNQSNLNINSGAVVCINAGITVTSISLNGGTLYNNGTVTGNVNFNSGSTIYNCNTFTPTNGMDINGPFHNYGTLTQPAGSNVSINSNGNFINYPGSISTFVSLSINSSILISSPITVNGNLTVNSGVTVSGPSGSCNSIAISGSFSNNGTFTNNVTVNKGASPNNGSIPASSINSTATTPVINTQPANTSACAGSPVSFSVAATAAGSTLTYQWQERVGSGGFVTLSNGGIYSGATSATLTISSPTTAMNNNHYRVIVTNCPRTTTSNSAILSVNASPVNPGNPVAAANPACGSTTLNTMTAPAGVTYYWQGNNSSGISTTNPTSATFALNASGTYYVRARNNSSGCWSANSGSVAVTINAAPTATITGSTTICRGSSTTISIALTGTSPWALSWSDGSTTTNVTNIATSPYMFSVSPTSTTTYSVSAVSDASCSGTTSGSAVVTVTTAVSGTRTWNGSVSSNWDLGCNWTPNVVPTASDDVVIPTGRPNYPALNSNSACNNIDLQSGTVSINGYTLTINGVITRNSPGTGTLTGSSSSNLTINGSGNAGTLYFTQASDVTRKIHILTLNRSTGSGGVILGNNLIIGGSTSAQLNIIDGIFDVGNNQLTFHTGNVPIAAGGGDRISVGSGATIQFGLPGNLGGNAFTLPNNTFAAQVLFSNLIINRTNPISFSNQDITLTGSLTLTNGVLDIAGRNLIFQNGNTPIVRTNGTLTVSGGANLTFGTNGNTGGSAFTIPDGTFTTAPTFTNLTLNRLNSLGLGNQNITLTGALNLTAGILSTNTSKVIFSTTATSPAEVSTARIIGEAEMASRSIGTGTINFLGANISANASNNIGNVLINRKTGPTGISTVDAYTSIASLWDINVSNQPATGGGRNVSFSWLSDLDNGKNISAMQVWRQESAPSWQPVGSTQTVANTTLRTTTSVNTTQFSKWTVSDNVNPLPVELLHFKAQAVQNAVYLEWNTVSETDNDYFGLERSADGKYFEEIARVRGAGTSRKLNSYQYSDQKPLSGVTYYRLKQSDFDGKNQYSTIIAVQTIRQVPEYIIPNPTSPSLIKILTNNSSYEHTYSVSVREITGKLVYQQSHAPDSEGLIRIGLKSVSFIPGYHIVTITSPEGTSHHKLLIQ from the coding sequence ATGATACACATTATACTCAGGCTATTAAAAAGATTATCCATAGGCTTGTATAGTCGATATACACTCTGGTTACTTTCATTCCTGCTGGGAAGCAGTTTACTTCAAAGCCCGCTATACGCGCAATGCCCTACCTGCCCAAGTGGAGCAACTATCATAAGCAGTAATCAAAGTAATTTAAATATTAATTCAGGAGCAGTTGTTTGTATTAATGCTGGCATTACAGTAACCAGTATTTCATTAAACGGCGGAACGCTCTATAATAATGGAACCGTAACAGGTAATGTTAACTTTAACAGCGGAAGCACGATATACAACTGTAATACCTTTACTCCCACGAATGGAATGGACATCAATGGGCCTTTTCATAATTATGGTACCCTTACTCAACCAGCAGGCTCCAATGTTTCGATTAATTCAAACGGAAATTTTATTAATTACCCAGGAAGTATTTCCACCTTTGTAAGCCTCTCTATTAACAGTAGTATACTCATAAGTAGTCCAATCACGGTTAACGGAAATCTTACTGTAAATAGCGGAGTAACCGTTAGTGGACCTTCAGGTAGTTGTAATAGTATTGCAATAAGTGGTTCTTTTTCGAATAATGGCACTTTTACCAATAATGTCACAGTAAATAAGGGAGCGAGTCCTAATAACGGGTCTATTCCAGCCTCTTCAATAAATTCAACTGCTACAACACCGGTAATCAATACCCAGCCTGCTAATACTTCAGCCTGTGCAGGTTCACCCGTTTCATTTTCAGTAGCAGCTACAGCGGCAGGTTCTACACTTACCTATCAATGGCAGGAAAGAGTAGGCTCAGGCGGATTTGTTACGCTTTCAAATGGTGGGATTTACAGTGGTGCTACCTCTGCCACTCTTACTATAAGTTCTCCTACTACTGCTATGAATAATAATCACTATAGAGTGATTGTTACTAACTGTCCCAGAACTACTACTTCCAATTCGGCTATCTTAAGCGTAAATGCTTCACCTGTTAATCCAGGAAATCCGGTAGCAGCTGCAAATCCGGCTTGTGGGTCTACCACACTAAATACCATGACAGCACCAGCTGGAGTAACTTATTACTGGCAAGGAAACAATTCTAGCGGTATCAGCACCACCAATCCTACATCCGCCACGTTTGCTTTGAATGCAAGCGGCACCTATTATGTACGGGCAAGAAATAACTCAAGCGGATGCTGGTCTGCAAACAGTGGTTCGGTGGCGGTGACGATAAATGCCGCTCCTACAGCTACCATCACCGGAAGTACCACCATTTGCAGGGGGTCCTCAACCACTATAAGTATTGCCTTAACCGGAACTTCTCCCTGGGCACTTTCCTGGTCAGATGGCAGTACCACTACGAATGTTACTAATATTGCCACGAGCCCCTATATGTTTTCTGTTTCACCTACAAGTACGACCACTTATAGTGTTTCTGCCGTTAGCGATGCCTCTTGTAGTGGTACTACCTCAGGAAGTGCAGTAGTAACTGTTACAACCGCAGTGAGTGGTACCCGCACCTGGAATGGCAGTGTAAGCAGTAACTGGGATCTGGGCTGTAACTGGACTCCCAATGTGGTTCCAACAGCCAGCGATGATGTGGTAATTCCAACCGGCAGACCCAATTATCCGGCACTAAATAGCAATTCAGCATGTAATAATATAGATTTGCAAAGCGGAACCGTAAGTATTAATGGCTATACCCTCACCATAAACGGAGTGATTACCAGAAATAGCCCCGGAACAGGCACCCTTACCGGCAGCAGCAGTTCTAACCTGACTATCAATGGAAGTGGTAATGCCGGTACGCTCTATTTCACCCAGGCCAGTGATGTGACCCGTAAAATACATATTCTTACACTGAACCGTTCAACCGGTAGTGGTGGAGTAATACTAGGAAACAATCTTATCATTGGTGGAAGTACATCAGCCCAGTTAAATATTATTGATGGCATCTTCGATGTAGGAAACAATCAGCTTACTTTCCATACCGGAAATGTACCCATCGCAGCCGGAGGCGGAGACAGGATTAGTGTAGGAAGTGGAGCAACCATTCAATTCGGGCTTCCTGGAAATCTGGGAGGAAATGCATTTACCTTACCCAATAACACCTTTGCTGCGCAAGTATTATTTAGTAATCTGATCATCAACCGGACAAATCCGATCTCCTTTAGTAACCAGGATATAACCCTTACTGGTAGTCTTACTTTAACCAATGGGGTGCTTGATATAGCCGGACGCAACCTGATATTCCAAAACGGAAATACTCCAATTGTCCGTACCAATGGAACACTTACTGTGTCTGGAGGGGCTAATCTTACATTCGGCACAAATGGCAATACTGGCGGAAGCGCATTTACTATTCCAGATGGCACTTTCACCACCGCACCCACTTTTACCAACCTGACACTAAATCGCCTAAATTCTTTAGGTTTAGGAAACCAGAACATTACTTTAACAGGTGCGCTTAACTTAACTGCAGGAATTTTATCTACCAATACCAGCAAAGTTATTTTCTCTACCACCGCTACCAGTCCGGCTGAAGTGAGCACAGCAAGAATTATTGGCGAAGCAGAAATGGCAAGCAGAAGCATAGGTACAGGCACAATAAATTTCCTGGGAGCCAATATCTCGGCAAATGCTTCTAATAATATAGGCAACGTGCTTATTAACCGGAAAACCGGACCTACAGGTATCAGTACAGTTGATGCTTATACCAGCATTGCCTCCTTATGGGATATTAATGTAAGTAACCAGCCTGCCACTGGTGGAGGAAGAAATGTTTCTTTCAGCTGGCTAAGCGATTTAGATAATGGAAAAAATATATCAGCCATGCAAGTATGGCGACAGGAATCAGCTCCATCCTGGCAACCGGTCGGCTCTACACAAACGGTAGCAAATACTACTTTACGTACGACAACTTCTGTAAATACCACTCAATTCTCCAAATGGACTGTAAGTGATAATGTAAATCCATTACCTGTTGAATTACTACATTTTAAAGCGCAAGCTGTACAGAATGCAGTTTATCTGGAATGGAATACCGTGTCGGAAACGGATAATGATTATTTTGGTCTAGAAAGATCAGCCGATGGAAAATATTTTGAAGAAATAGCCAGGGTACGTGGAGCAGGTACAAGCCGTAAGTTGAATAGTTATCAGTATTCCGACCAGAAACCGCTATCCGGAGTTACTTACTACCGGCTCAAACAAAGCGATTTTGATGGAAAAAACCAATACTCAACTATCATTGCTGTTCAAACAATCAGGCAAGTTCCGGAATATATTATTCCCAATCCAACCTCTCCCAGTTTGATAAAGATTCTGACAAACAACAGTTCTTATGAGCATACATACTCTGTTTCTGTAAGAGAAATCACCGGTAAACTCGTGTATCAGCAGTCACATGCTCCTGATTCAGAAGGCTTAATCCGTATCGGACTTAAATCAGTATCCTTTATACCAGGTTATCACATTGTGACGATCACCAGCCCAGAAGGAACCTCGCATCATAAACTGTTGATTCAATAG
- a CDS encoding aspartate aminotransferase family protein, with protein MKLFDVYPIYNIEPVRAQGSYVWDNEATKYLDLYGGHAVISIGHAHPHYVEKLTEQLNKIGFYSNSVRISMQEELAEKLGALSGYQDYALFLCNSGAEANENALKLASFHNGRKKVIAFSKAFHGRTAGAVAVTDNKSIVAPINSTDHVQFLPFNDVAALEQAMNEEVCAVIVEGIQGVGGVNVSSEDFLQKARQLCDKYGAVLILDSVQCGYGRSGKFFSHQYAGIHPDLITTAKGMGNGFPIGGVLIHPKFKASYGLLGTTFGGNHLACAAGIAVLDVIKEENLVENAAKVGDYIMNQLKTISNIKEVRGRGLMIGIEFEGSADPIRKELLFDHHIFTGASGKNTIRLLPSLALQRKDADHFLENLEKIITKNYIMK; from the coding sequence ATGAAATTATTCGACGTATATCCTATTTATAACATTGAGCCGGTCCGTGCCCAGGGAAGTTATGTATGGGACAATGAAGCTACAAAATACCTGGACTTATATGGTGGCCATGCAGTGATTTCTATCGGGCATGCTCATCCGCATTATGTTGAAAAGCTTACCGAGCAACTAAATAAAATCGGGTTTTATTCTAATTCCGTCAGGATTTCGATGCAGGAAGAACTGGCAGAAAAATTAGGAGCCTTATCTGGTTACCAGGACTATGCCTTATTCTTGTGTAATTCTGGAGCAGAGGCCAATGAAAATGCATTAAAGCTGGCTTCTTTTCACAATGGAAGAAAAAAAGTTATTGCCTTTTCCAAAGCCTTTCATGGTCGTACTGCTGGAGCCGTGGCTGTAACGGATAACAAGTCGATTGTAGCGCCTATTAATTCAACTGACCATGTGCAGTTTCTACCTTTCAATGATGTAGCGGCACTGGAACAGGCCATGAACGAAGAAGTCTGTGCCGTAATTGTAGAAGGAATTCAAGGCGTAGGTGGTGTAAATGTTTCTTCTGAAGATTTTCTGCAAAAAGCCCGTCAATTGTGCGATAAGTATGGAGCAGTCCTTATTTTGGATAGTGTGCAATGTGGTTATGGACGTTCCGGTAAATTCTTTTCACATCAATATGCTGGCATTCACCCAGACCTGATTACCACAGCCAAAGGAATGGGCAATGGATTTCCAATTGGAGGTGTGCTCATTCATCCAAAGTTCAAAGCCTCCTATGGATTGCTGGGAACCACTTTTGGTGGAAACCATCTGGCTTGTGCTGCTGGTATTGCGGTGCTGGATGTGATCAAAGAGGAAAACCTGGTAGAAAATGCAGCAAAAGTGGGAGATTACATCATGAATCAACTCAAAACTATATCTAATATCAAAGAAGTCCGGGGAAGAGGTTTAATGATCGGCATTGAGTTTGAAGGGTCAGCAGATCCGATCCGCAAAGAATTGTTGTTTGATCATCATATATTCACAGGTGCATCTGGAAAAAATACCATACGTTTGCTGCCTTCTTTAGCATTACAGAGAAAAGATGCTGATCATTTTTTAGAAAATTTAGAAAAAATTATAACAAAAAATTACATAATGAAATAA